The sequence below is a genomic window from Paenibacillus silvisoli.
TACATGAGATGTCCTCATCGTAGCATCGGGTATCCGATTTATCAAGATAAACGCTAAACTTTTAATGATTTTGTTAAATCACTCAAAAATTGCTAGTTTCGGGAGTGAATAGGCGTGATGGATACAAAACAGCTCTATGAGTGGTGCAAGGTGCCGGCAGATGCGTTGAGCGAGCATCCGAAGCGGAAAATTCCGTTTCGGCTCGTCAGCGATTCCGCCGCGATGGGGATGCTCATGGCCAGAGATTTCGCCGATGATATCAAACGGGCGAACGAGGAGGGACGGCCGTTTCGCGCGATTGTCCCCTGCGGGCCGAAGGCCTGGTATGAGCCGTTCGTCCGCATCGTGAACGAAGAGCGGATTTCGCTGGCGGGCATGACCGTGTTTCATATGGACGAATGCTTGGATTGGGAAGGTAAGCCGCTCCATCGCGACGATCCTTATCATTTCAGAGTCTTTATGGAGCGTCATTTCTATGGCGGCGTTCGCGCCGAGCTTGCGGTGCCCGAGGATAAGCGGTATTTTCCGCTTCCTTCCTCGATAGAGCTTATTAAAGCCAAGATCGCCGAGGCTCCGATCGATCTGACGCTCGGGGGCTGGGGGCAGGACGGCCACCTAGCGTACAACCAGGCCCGAAGACATCCATACAGCGCGATAACGGTCGAGCAGCTGCGCAATTCGGAAATCCGCGTGCAGGATAACAACTGGGATACGATCATTGCGCTGGCGCAGCGCACGTACGGAGGCGCTTATCAATTCGTGCCGCCGATGTCGATTACGCTCGGAATGAAAGAGTGTCTGTCCGCGCGAAAGGTGCGCATCTACAGCGATACCGGCGCATGGAAGCAAACCGCGCTGCGAGTCGCGTTATTCGCGGATGAAACGGCCGAGTATCCGATGACGCTGCTGCAATCCCATCCGGACGCCCTCATTACGGCGACGCTGGAAACGGCGTCTCACCCGATCGCCGACCATCCGGAATGGGCGATTAACGGGGTGAACGCATGAACGCGCTTCGTCCCGCTTCAGGCACTAAATATCGGTTTACCCGCTTGATCGGCACGGGAGGCATCGGTTCCGGCATGTTGTTTCAGCTTGCGGAGCCGCATACGCTCAGACGGAACGAAAGCAGACTCGGCGTGCTGACGGACAGCCGGGACTTCTGCAAGCTGCACATTATTTGCCATTATCCCGCCGTGCTCCTGGATGAAGCCGATGTCAACATTTATCCGATCGGCAAAGTCGGCGCCGACGCCGAAGGCTATGCGCTGCTCGCGCTGCTGGAGGATGCCGACATGTCCTTGTCGTTCGTGGACACCGTGCGAGAGGCCCGAACGCTGTTCAGCGTCTGCTTTCAATACCCCGATCTGTCCGGAGGAAACATCACAACGTCCAACAGTGCGAGCGGACTCGTGTCGCCTGCGGATATTCGTCGCGCCTTGGCGCAGCTGCCGCCGGTCGGCAGGAAGGAGCTTGCGCTTGCCGCGCCGGAGGTTCCCCTTGAGGCGCGGATGGCGCTCCTCACGGAAGCGCGAGCGAGGAAGAGCTTCACGGCCTCATCGGTGCTATCGGGCGAGACGGACGAATTCGCGCGGCTTGGCGGATTTGAGTTGACCGATTTGCTGGCGGTCAATCGCGATGAGGCTTGCCGGATCGCCGGGACCGACGAATCGAGCGACGGCGGCGAGATCGCCGAGCGGTGCTATCTGGCGCTGAAGCTTCGGAATCCGGCGATCCGGTTGATCATGACCGACGGCGCGGCAGGCTGTTACAGCTTTGAGGACGGCATGTCCGTGTTTACCCCGTCGCTGAAGGTGGATGCGGTCAGCACCGCGGGAGCAGGCGACGCATTGTTAGGCGGCGTCATCAGCGGCTTGTGCTGCGGACTGCCGTTCATGAAAGCCCGCTCTGCGGACGCATATTTCGGCGAAACGCCATTAGATAGCGCTGTTGAGCTAGGCGTTCTGCTAGCCGCGCTATCTGTCACATCGTCGCATTCGATCCATCCGGACGCGGATGCAAGGTCGTTAAGACAATTTGCCGGCGAGCATCAGCTGGCGCTAGGTCCATCATTCATGCAGATGCTGCAAGTCGATCAAGCGGAGAGGAGGTAGGCGTCCATGGCCTATAAATTAAGGTTCGTTCAGCGGTTTCACGCCGCGAGCCGCGAAGCGTTCATGGAGCTGGAGCAGCAATTCGCCAAGCTGGAACGGGAGACTGCCGAGTTTCCCAAAGGCAGGCGGTATCTCCCTTATAGCGGGAGAGAAGCGATGAACACGCTGATTTGGGAATGCGAGTTCGACTCGCTGGAGGCGGCGCAGCAAGCCGTCGCTTTTCTGGAGCAGGATGCCCGGCACGAGGAGCTGGCCAAGCGGCAGCTGCCGTATTTTCAAGACTCGTATACGGAAATTTACCGGCTGCTGGAAGAGGAGGCGGACGTCCGATGAGCGAGCCTTTCCTGCCTATCGAAGCGGTTATTCCGGAGCGCAATATCATTGTTATTTCCCCGCATTACGACGATTTCTTGTTCTTTCTTGGCGGCTACGTCGTCGAGCTGAAGGAACGGGGTTTATTGCCTGCGAAGCGGTTTCGCATCGTGAACGTTTTCTCGCGCAGCAACTATTTGGCGCATACGGGGAGCGGCAACTTCGACGCAAGCTTGGATCGCCAGAAGCTGGCTACGGGGAAGCGGCTGCTGGAGGATTTGAACTGTATCGACGAGCTGCTCGGACCGTTCAACTACGGCTACGAGCTACTCGGCGAGCATGAATGCTTCACGCGGGGCAAGCAGCTGGCGAATAGCGAAATGGAATTTCCGCACGGGATGTACGGCGATTTCACGGAGCAGGATCACGGCATTTTCGCGCGGATGGTCGCACGCACGAAGGAGTGGGCGGCACTCCCCGATACGGCGCTCGTGTTTCCGCTGGCCTACAAGGAGCACATCGACCATTTTATCGTGCGCGAAGCTGCCTTGGAAGCGGCGAAGGAGCTGGGCGGCGAAGCGAAGGCAGCGTTCTATTTTCAAGAGGATAAGCCTTATGGAGGCATTGCGACGGTTGAGGAAGCGGCTCGGATCGAAGCTTGGGTCGAAAGCAATCGGCTGGAGAAGCGAGCGTACCGCCATCATCCGGGGACGGTTGTGGAATTGGCGTTCAAGCATTATGCCAGCCAAGTGGACGAGGTCTATCGCACCGGCGTGCTGAACAGAGCGGTGATATTGAGTACCCAGTATGGAACGGAGACACCTTGCGATCAACTGTATCGATTTCGTTATTAAAGCTAGGCTAGGTCGACATGCACGTGATAGAGGAGGCGTTTGGACGTGAAAAAGCAATACGATATCGAGTATGCCGCGGAGATCGGCGGGGCTTACCCGGACCGATTGAAGACGTTTGCGGGCGGTGGCGCGAAGCTGAAGCTGTTCTTCGTGCCGAGCGTGAAGCACGGCAGGGAGATCGTCGAGCTGATCCGCCGGACCGGCGTGGCGTACGAGACCGTGACCATTGACCGGGCATGGGATTTGAACAAGTGGGGAATCGGCGACTTTTACGATATCCGGGCTTATGTGGACGACCAGCATATCATGTACGACAACCTGGAGAAGGTGCTGACATCCGATCAGCATTTCGACGTGCTGGTCATTCCGGGCTTGAACGGCTGGGCGCATTTCACGGCGGCGGCAAGAGAAGCGATCCGGCGCAGGGTGGAGGCGGGCGCAGGACTTGTGCTGATGCGGCCGTTCCATGGGGAAGACAAGCCGAAATCGCCGGAGCTGGAGGCATTGTCGCCGCTCGTTAATCTGTTCGAGGAAGGCTTCGCCGTCGACAATAACGCGGGCGAGGGCTATCCGAGGGTCCGCTTCGACCTGCTTCGCTCGGATCGGTGGGTTGCGGGCAAGCCGCATTATATAACGAAAGGCATTCCTTTTGAGCTGCTGCCGTGCGAGGAGTTGGCGTATTATCCGTATCGGGCGGCCGAAGGCGCAGAGGTTCTGCTCGAAACGCCGGATGGGGCGCCGATCGCCGCCGTCCGCGAGTACGGCAGGGGCAGAGTGGTGGCCTTCGGCTACTATCCGCGCGATATTTTGCCGCAACATAAGGACTTTACCGGCAAGGAGTCGACCTACGACGCCGTTATCGATAAATGGCAGGGCGTTCGGAGCGGCTCTACGTTCGCCTTTCTTGAATCGTTCTATGAGCTTGCGTTTCGCGGCGTGGCATGGGCGGCCAAGCGCGAGCCGGAATGCGCGCTTGAGGAGCCGGAACGCGGGGGGCAGGCTTGGCGCATCCGCACATCAGGCGCGACCCCGCCGGATGAAATCAGGTATCGCATCAAAAACGCATACGACGATGTTGTCGACGAGGGAATCTGCGAGGACGGCATGCTTCGGCTGGCTGAGGCAACTGCTTTCGGCGGCGATTTCCGCATCGAGCTAGATGCCTGCGCAGGCGGGAAGCTGCTGGATTTCGCCACGCATAGCTTGTCGCTTCCGCTTGCAGCTTCCATCAGCGATGCATCTGTCAGCCGCGAAGCCGTGTCTTGCGGTGAAACCGTCGACGTTGACTTCAAGCTGCAAGGAAGCGGCCCAGGCACGCTTGCCGTGCAGGTGATCGACGATTTCGGGCAGGTGCTGCAGCGATCGGAGCATGCCTTCGACAGCGGCGAGACAGCGCTGAGTGCCAGCTATCGCGCGGCTTCCTCGAAATCGATGCATATCACCGTTCACGCCGATGTGAAGGTCAACGCTCAGCGAATTCAGCGCTGGTCGTCCGCGCCGATCGTCGTGACGCCGGAACGCCGCCGGATCGACGATTTCGAAGTGTTTACGGCGCCGCAAAACAGGGGACATGGCGATTTTCTCGGCTTGGTGGGCGAGCTATACCGAGAGCTTGGCATCACCGGCTTGTTCCCGGGCAGCGCGAAGACGCTGACCATGTCGGGTGCCGGAGGTCTCGGCATTTACTGGTATCACCGGGCCCCTTACGTGGAGCGCAAAGAAAATTATTACCGCACGAAGGACAAACGCTTTCTCGTCCGCGTTCCGTGCTTGAACGACCCGTCGCTCTGGGAGGAGATGCGTCAGAATATCACGAGCAAGGTGTCGGCGTTCAAAAAATTCGGCCCGATCGCTTATTTCGCCAACGACGAAGGCTCGCTCACCTGCTATTCCGACGAGCTCGATCTGTGCTTCTGCCCGCACTGCATGAGGGATATGCAAGCGTGGCTGAAGCTGGAGTATGCCGATCTCCAGGCGCTTAACCGGTCTTGGGACACCGCGTTTGCCGACTGGAACGACGTCCAGCCATATACGCGTGAAGAAGCAAGACGCACGACGCGCTATGCGCCATGGGCGGATCACCGCCGGTTCATGGAGGATACGTTCATTGAAGCGTACCGCCGCATTGCGGAAATCGTCCGACGCGTTGACGAAGGCGGCGTTATCCGGATGTCCGGCTGCCAAGCGTCAACGGCCTACTCCGGCTACGATTACTACCGTCTCCATCAGCATATCGGGTACTTTGAGGCGTACGGAGTCGGCAACCAGTACGAATTTCACCGTTCCTTTGCCAAATCCGGCACGATTATCGGCGGCTGGTTCGGCTACGGCGTCGACGGCGTAACCGCGCGGCATAGCGTTTGGCATGCCGTGTATCATGGCTTGACGCTATGCAATTTGTTCTGGGAATTCAGTTTGTTGAATCCCGACTATACGTTCAGCGCGAGCGCCCGCGATTTCAGCGTGCCGTTCAAGGAAATCCGCGAGTCGGGCATCGGCAAGCTGCTGCTGCACGTCGCTCAGCGCGACCACTGCGGCATCGCGATCCACTATTCCATGGCATCCGTTCGCGGTACGAACATTGCTGGAGACAAGACGCGCTTCGAGAAGAACAGGCAAGGCTGGATCGATATGCTGGAAGACTCCGGCTGCCAGTATGTGTTTCTGGCGACGCAGCAAATCGAGGCGGGCGAGCTGCTGGACCAGGGCTTTAAGCTGCTGGTGCTGCCTTACTCCATTGCGCTCAGCTCGCGGGAAACGGAAGCGATTACGCGGTTCGTGCAGGAAGGCGGCGTCGTGATCGGCGATTTCCAAACCGGGCTGATGGATCGGCATTGCACGATGCTTGAGCAGGGGCAGCTGGATTCGCTGTTCGGCATCGAGCGTCTATCGACGGAAGCCGAGCCGTTCTATATTAACAATGAATTCGTGCCGAACGCGGAATTCCCGTATTTCAAGCTGGAGGAAGCGCCGCAGCATGTCCGGTTCGCGGAATTCGGCATTCGTTCGGAGAAAGGCTATCCGGCCTACCGGGACGACTTTATGCGGAAGGTAAGCGCCGTTCACGTGCGCGAATTCGGCGCAGGCAAGGCCGTATACCTAAATCTCGCTTTGTCGGAGTATTCCGAGCAGCGCCGCGGCCGTGCCGAGGAAGGCGATTCACTGAGGTGGCTGCTCCGCAGGCTGATCGGCTTGTCGGAGGCACGGAAGCCCGCCGAACTGACGCGAGCGGCGGACGGGACGGCAGCTCATGCCGGCTTCGAAAGCGTCTATTACCGGAACGGCGACGCCGCCTATGCCGCGGTCATTCGGGGCATGAACGGCGATCGGTCGCTCGGCCATGACGGTCTGGCCGTCGGTGCGGGGAAGAAAGACCAGGAGCAATCGGAGCGGATGCGCTTCACCTTCGCTTCCGCCGCGCATGTGTACGATATCCGCGAAGGCCGTTATGTAGGCTTTACCGATACGGCGGAGTTCGGGCTCGCCGAAGGCGATACGAAGCTGTTCGCGCTGCTGCCGTGCCGAGTCAGCGGCATTCGGCTGTCCGCGACAAGCAGCGATTGGAAGCGCGGCGAGGAAGCGAGCGTCTCTATCTCGCTCGAAACGGATGCCGATCCCAATCAGCAATTCGCCAACGTCATCAGCTTCCATCTGACGGATCCGGACGGCAATCGTCAGTGGCTGTACGACGAGAATTTGCATCTGGAAGGCGCGGCAGCGCATAACCACAAGCTGGAGATTCCATTCAGCGAGCGGCCAG
It includes:
- a CDS encoding 6-phosphogluconolactonase, with amino-acid sequence MMDTKQLYEWCKVPADALSEHPKRKIPFRLVSDSAAMGMLMARDFADDIKRANEEGRPFRAIVPCGPKAWYEPFVRIVNEERISLAGMTVFHMDECLDWEGKPLHRDDPYHFRVFMERHFYGGVRAELAVPEDKRYFPLPSSIELIKAKIAEAPIDLTLGGWGQDGHLAYNQARRHPYSAITVEQLRNSEIRVQDNNWDTIIALAQRTYGGAYQFVPPMSITLGMKECLSARKVRIYSDTGAWKQTALRVALFADETAEYPMTLLQSHPDALITATLETASHPIADHPEWAINGVNA
- a CDS encoding carbohydrate kinase family protein: MNALRPASGTKYRFTRLIGTGGIGSGMLFQLAEPHTLRRNESRLGVLTDSRDFCKLHIICHYPAVLLDEADVNIYPIGKVGADAEGYALLALLEDADMSLSFVDTVREARTLFSVCFQYPDLSGGNITTSNSASGLVSPADIRRALAQLPPVGRKELALAAPEVPLEARMALLTEARARKSFTASSVLSGETDEFARLGGFELTDLLAVNRDEACRIAGTDESSDGGEIAERCYLALKLRNPAIRLIMTDGAAGCYSFEDGMSVFTPSLKVDAVSTAGAGDALLGGVISGLCCGLPFMKARSADAYFGETPLDSAVELGVLLAALSVTSSHSIHPDADARSLRQFAGEHQLALGPSFMQMLQVDQAERR
- a CDS encoding beta-galactosidase, which encodes MKKQYDIEYAAEIGGAYPDRLKTFAGGGAKLKLFFVPSVKHGREIVELIRRTGVAYETVTIDRAWDLNKWGIGDFYDIRAYVDDQHIMYDNLEKVLTSDQHFDVLVIPGLNGWAHFTAAAREAIRRRVEAGAGLVLMRPFHGEDKPKSPELEALSPLVNLFEEGFAVDNNAGEGYPRVRFDLLRSDRWVAGKPHYITKGIPFELLPCEELAYYPYRAAEGAEVLLETPDGAPIAAVREYGRGRVVAFGYYPRDILPQHKDFTGKESTYDAVIDKWQGVRSGSTFAFLESFYELAFRGVAWAAKREPECALEEPERGGQAWRIRTSGATPPDEIRYRIKNAYDDVVDEGICEDGMLRLAEATAFGGDFRIELDACAGGKLLDFATHSLSLPLAASISDASVSREAVSCGETVDVDFKLQGSGPGTLAVQVIDDFGQVLQRSEHAFDSGETALSASYRAASSKSMHITVHADVKVNAQRIQRWSSAPIVVTPERRRIDDFEVFTAPQNRGHGDFLGLVGELYRELGITGLFPGSAKTLTMSGAGGLGIYWYHRAPYVERKENYYRTKDKRFLVRVPCLNDPSLWEEMRQNITSKVSAFKKFGPIAYFANDEGSLTCYSDELDLCFCPHCMRDMQAWLKLEYADLQALNRSWDTAFADWNDVQPYTREEARRTTRYAPWADHRRFMEDTFIEAYRRIAEIVRRVDEGGVIRMSGCQASTAYSGYDYYRLHQHIGYFEAYGVGNQYEFHRSFAKSGTIIGGWFGYGVDGVTARHSVWHAVYHGLTLCNLFWEFSLLNPDYTFSASARDFSVPFKEIRESGIGKLLLHVAQRDHCGIAIHYSMASVRGTNIAGDKTRFEKNRQGWIDMLEDSGCQYVFLATQQIEAGELLDQGFKLLVLPYSIALSSRETEAITRFVQEGGVVIGDFQTGLMDRHCTMLEQGQLDSLFGIERLSTEAEPFYINNEFVPNAEFPYFKLEEAPQHVRFAEFGIRSEKGYPAYRDDFMRKVSAVHVREFGAGKAVYLNLALSEYSEQRRGRAEEGDSLRWLLRRLIGLSEARKPAELTRAADGTAAHAGFESVYYRNGDAAYAAVIRGMNGDRSLGHDGLAVGAGKKDQEQSERMRFTFASAAHVYDIREGRYVGFTDTAEFGLAEGDTKLFALLPCRVSGIRLSATSSDWKRGEEASVSISLETDADPNQQFANVISFHLTDPDGNRQWLYDENLHLEGAAAHNHKLEIPFSERPGNWTVTARDAATGVTAAIKVTIG